The Desulfonatronospira thiodismutans ASO3-1 DNA segment TATGCCATGATCCATCTGGCCTACTCCCTGGGGCTTCGGCCGGGGGAAATCTGCCGGGTGACCCTGGATGACATTTTATTCCGGGACAAGCTGATATACCTGCCGGACAGAAAAAACTCTTCTCCAGCCAAACTTCCCCTGCCTCAGGGGGCACTCAGGGCTCTGGCCGCATACCTTGCCTGGGATAGACCAATGGATCCCGGGCACAGGTTTCTTCTTTGCAATACCAGGACACCTTACGGACCACTCACTCCTTTGACCGTGAGCCAGAATATCAGCGCCTGCTTCCGCCGGGCCGGGATCAAAGGATCTGCCTACTGGCTGCGCCATACCTATGCCCAGAACCTGTTGCAGGCGGAGGCGTCCATCTTTGAAATCAAAGAGATGCTGGGTCATGACATCATCAAGACCAGCAAGAGATATCTGCATGTACACACCAGACTGATGCGTGAGGTATTGTTCAATGAAAAAGTTTGAGAGCTTTCTGGCCGGACATCTAAATGATTTTATCCAGTACCGCAAGGAACTTGGATATGTGAACAAGAGCCTGGCAAACCAGCTGAGAGCACTGGATTATTATGTCCGGGATAATGCCCGGGGGTGGGAAGACCTCACGCCTGCCTTTTTTCTGGGCTTCCGTGATGGAATCAAGGGCTCGCCTGCAACCGTCAACAATGTCATTCAGGCCACACGCAACTTCTTTGCTTATCTGCACCGGACAGGCTGCTGTGAACATAATCCGGTCCAGGATCTCCCGGCCAAGACTGAAAACGCCTTTATCCCTTTCATTTTCTCCCCGGAGCAGGTGGAGCAGCTCCTGCAGGGGGTGCAAAGTCAGATCCGGCGCAGCAGGGAAAAGTGCTTCCTGGTGGATATGGGCATATACATAGCTCTAATGTTGCAGGCCAGGTGCGGGCTGCGCATGTCCGAACCACTCAACCTGGGGCTTGAACATTTTGATCCTGTGCAAGGCACTATCTATATCCAAAAGACCAAGTTCCATAAGGACCGCTTGATTCCCATTCCTTGGGAGGCCCAAAAAGAACTGGATAACTTCCTGAGTCTTCGAGACGCCCTGTGCTGCACAAGCCCTTATCTCCTGCCAGGATTTAAAAACGCCCTGAGAACCAATCAGGTGTATCCCGTCTTTCACAGGGCTGTGCGGGAAACGGGAATCCATGCCCCAAGAAGAATTATAGCCAACATGGTCTTTGGCCATCCCACTCCGCACAGCCTGAGGCATTCCTTTGCAGTCAACACCCTCAAGGCGGCCCGGGACCGGGGCCGGGACCCCCAGGCTGTTCTGCCAGTACTATCCGCGTATATGGGCCACAGCAAGTACCGCTACACCGCCCTGTATCTCAAGGTCATGGACGCCGAGAAGCGCCAGGGATTTGTGGACTTTGCCATCTCGCGACTGGAGGACATATGAATCTGGGCTCCTGTCTGCATACCTTCTTTGATCAGTACCTGCCAAGAACCAAGGGCGTCAGCTCCAACACCATCCTGGCCTACCGCCATACCTTCAGCCTGTTTTTGCCCTTTGCCTCCAAAACCCTTGGCCGGGATATCAACTCCCTGGAGATTGAGCATTTAAGCACCCAGCTCATCCTGGATTTTTTAGACCATCTGGAGAGCGGCAGAAATAACAGTGCTCGCACCAGAGGCCACAGACTGGCGGTATTCAAGTCCCTGGCCAGAATGATCCGTTTTCTCTATCCCGAACATAAACTGCTGGCAGACCGGATTATCTCCATCCCTCAGAAGCGCTTCCCCAAAAAACTGGCTGCCTTTCTCACCCATGAAGAGGTTTTGCTGGTCCTGGATAGTATAAATCTCAAGAAAAGCGGAGCTTTCCGGGATTATACCATCATCCACCTGCTCTACAACTCCGGGGCCAGGGCCGAGGAATCAGCCTCGCTACGTCTGGACTACTTTGACCCGCACAAGAAAACCCTGGCCATCCTGGGCAAGGGCAACCGCTACCGCCAAATCGAGCTCTGGCCCAAGACAGTCCAGCTCATGTCCATGTATATCCAGAAATACCGCCCCAGGCCCAAACCCTTGCATCAGAACACCCTGTTTTTAAATCAGCGCAGGCAAGGCTTTACCAGAAACGGCATCTACCGGTTATGCAGGAAATATCTGAGCCTGGTGTTTGAAGAAAACCGATTCCAGGGATTGAATCCGGTGCATTGCTTCAGGCATTCATGTGCCATCAACATGCTCGGGACCGGCTTCAGCCTGACAGACATCAAAAACCACCTGGGACATGAAAACCTGCAATCCACCATGGTCTATCTCAAGCTGAGTCTGAATCGCAAACGAGAGCTGCAGCAGAAGTTCATTGAATACACCCAGAACCAGACCCAGGACCCCAAACTGGATGAACTTCTGGACTGGGAAAAAGAGCAGGAGACTCTGGACTGGCTGGACAGCCTGTAAGGCCCATATGCAGGCTGAGTCCAAACAAGTGGTACTATATTCCAAGGCCAAAAATTATGTTGCCAGCCCAAAATAATTATGCTGCATGTCTTCATATCCCCCTGGTATCCATGAAGATATGAAGACCCCGCCAAATCCGGTTTATTTACATGCATATCAGCCTGTTACGAGAACTCGCAACATAAGGGACAGGTTAATTATTGCAAGCAAAACCGAAATTTGTTAAGTTTACTCCAAACCGCTCAACCACAAGCCTTCCAGGAGGTCCACCATGCCCAGAATAGCCAGATTTATCCGGGACAATCAGCCCAGTGTATACCATGTAATATCCAGAACCGCCCTGCAGGGCCTGCCCATCAAGGATAAAGACAATGACTTTCTGCTGGGCCTGATCAAAAAGCTGTCACAACTCTACTTTGTTGATGTGCTGGGATTCGCACTTTTAGGCAACCACTTCCACCTGGTAATCCGCATGTATCCAGAGTCTGATCCTACGGATGATGAAATCAAGGAAAGGTTGCAGAAATATTATGGAGATGAGCTTAATGTTACCGGGGTGCTTATATCCGACTACCGCAAGAGGCTGACCAACCTGGGGGCTTATGTGAAGGACATCAAGCAGGGATTTACCAGGTATTTCAATAAAAAGTATGGCCGCAGAGGCTTTTTCTGGGGGGATAGATTCAAAAGTATGATTGTTCAGGACGGGTTAAGCCTGGTTAATCTTCTGGCTTATGTGGACCTCAATCCTATCCGGGCCGGGATAGTAAAGAAACCGGAAGACTACCGCTGGTGTTCTCTTGGTTATCATACTCAGACCGGGAATAAGGGCGGGCTATTGTCCATGGACTTTGGCATGAAGGAATGGAATGAGTTTGATCCAAAAGAGATAGTTCGCAAGTACAGGCAGTTTGTATATGAAACAGGCGCTGTGGATGCGGGTAAAGGCAAGGTCATGGATAAAAAGATCGTGGAAAAGGCCCGGAAGAAAGGCTACAAAATATCCAGGACTGACCGGTTCAGGTATAGATGCCGGTATTTTACTGACTCCGGGGTGATCGGCGGGAAAGACTTTGTTCAGGAGGTATTTGATCAGGTCAAACACCTGCTGGGGTCTAAGGATACAAGGAAATTTACTCCCGTAGGCGGGGTTGAGGGAACTTATTCCATGAAGCGGCTTGGATAGACATCTCTTCCAAGCTCATGTAGTAATAATCTCATTCATTCAACAACAATATGGAGCCCGTGGCATGTACCAAAACACCCAGGCCCTGGACAAATCCCAGGACATAAAATTCACTCAGGTAAGTAACTACCACTTTGCAGCCAAAGAAAACTTCTGCCCGGTCTTCCTCCAGGAGCTGCCCCAGGTAGTAAGGGAATACTTTATCTGCTTCCCAAATAATCAGACAGACCTGCCCCACGCCCTCTTGGGCTTTCAGCAGAACACTAACCAGTACGTATCAGAAGACGGAAGCTGGCAAGCTGAATACATCCCAGCATACATAAGAAGATACCCGTTTATACTGGCCAAAAAGGAAGACTCTGCTCAAGACGAATTCACCCTGGCAGCCGACATAAACGCCCCGCACTTTGAGCAGGCCACTGGAGAGCCTTTATTCACCCTGAACAATCAGCCCACTGAGCTGATGCAAAATAAGATACAGCTGCTTAAAGGCATAGAGCAGCAGCGTATAATAACCCAGCAGGCTGTACAGGAAATAGAAAAAGCCGGGTTATTCAAAATGGAACAACTAACCATAAAGCTGAAAGACCAGCCCGTGGCCTCAATAGGCGGGCTTAGAATGATAGACGAGGAAAAACTGAAAGGCTTTACAAGCAATTACGGCCCCACCATGGAGCTGATAGCCGCGCACCTGTTCTCTAAGGCTAATTTGCAGTACGGCGTGCTTGCTGGTAAGAAGCGGGCTGTGCCAGAGCCTGGACCTGTTGATCCTGGGTTCAGCTTTGGGGATGATGATATAATAAGGTTTGACCAGTAAAGGAGAGTTATTAAAATGGCTACAATTACTATTGATGGAAAAGAATTTGATACCGATTGTCGTTGGGAAAAATAAATTCGGCATAAAAATATATAATAAGTAATATTTATAGCATACAAAATACAAAAATATAGCATCGCACCGTTGAAATTCAAACAGTTGGGAGCTGAACTTTACTTAAATAGAGGCATGTGGGGTAACAAAAGAGTTTTGACAGGAAATTTGGACGCAGGTGTGCCTTGTGGTCCTCTGTGCAATTAAGCAGATTGAATTTATGCCGCCCAGCGGTAGCTGTGATGAAACCCTCCCACCCAGGGGATGGATTCCAGATTGCAAACGCTTTTTTCTGCCTGCTTGAATTCTACAGGCTTAAGTACTGGGGGATATCCATCATTGGACATGTGGGGCCGGGCGTGATTGTAGAGAAAGTGGGGACAGGTTCTTTGAGTTGCCTTTTTTGCAAAGTCGATGTCTTTGTTTTTTATTCCCTTACGGTAAGCATGACCTTTTATTGATTGTTAAAAATGATTGGTTTCAGGCTGGGGGGTAGGTATGACCCCTCTATTGTTTTTGATTGAAGTGCTGGCCTGCACGGCAAGTATTCCGCTGCCTCTGCCCCTGGCCTGATTTGGGTGGCCGTAAAACTGTTGGCAGCGGTCTGTAATGTGGCCCAACGCTTTTGCCAGATCCTCATGTGTCCATTTTTTCCCAGATTCACTTTTTAGGTTGGCTGCAAACTGATGCCTCAAGGAATAAGGAGAAACTCCTTTGAACCCAAGATTATCTGCTGCCCGGCGGATGGCTTTTCTAAATGCTTCTTTATTAATCCACACCAGGCGGGGTTCTTCGTAGGCCAAATTGAAAAGTCTGTGCGCATCTTCGAGTGCAAACTTGAGAACCCGTTGCTTTTGCCCCTGTTTATTTTTAATATATTTAGCACCCTTTATAGTAACCTTAAGATGGTCATGGTCCACAGTCTCCAGCCATACACCCTTCTCCAACTCTGCAGGCCTGCATCCGGTTAACGCCATGATCAGGGCCGCATCCTGGTGTTGGATGGGGAGTTCATCGATGAGCTGGCCCACCCAATTACTGGGCAGTCCACGTAGAGCTTTTCTTTTTCCAGAAATTTTATCTTTTTTGTACGGTTTAGGTTGGTTACCTGGTGCTGGAGGATTAAGTCGATGTTGCTTTTCATAGTCTGGAGATAGTTTTTTCAGATCTTCGCCAAGCCTCAACGCCTCTTCCCTATATAACTTAACCTTGGTCTTGTCAGTTTTTTCCAGTTTGTCGGCCTCTTTCAACAGGGACCGGATCAGTAGAGAGGCACCATACTGGTAAGCTGCTTTGTATTTGTACCATGTCGTTTTTTTCAGATTCCTATTTTGAAAATACCTGAACAGACCGCCATTGGCGTAAATTCTTTTGAAAATTTTAAGCAGATGATTGTTTGTAGCCTGGTCATTATTTTGAGTGTAGTTAATAATATGAGTAGCAATAGCTCTTGCTGCTGACTTTGTCATAAGGAACCCTGTATTTTACTGACAGCTCATTTTATTCTTGAGCGACCAATAGTTTTTTTGTTTATCCAGTGGCGGCTTATCACTACGGCTTCCAGCCTCCGTGATTTCCATAAGCTGATCAGTTCAGCGTATTACGCTTCACTGATCAGCTTATGGAACCAGCCGCCATAAGAACGGGACAAAAAATGTGCCCGTTCTTATACAAATCTGTAATACAATTTTTGGCCAAACAACCCTCTAAGTTTAGAGGACA contains these protein-coding regions:
- a CDS encoding SapC family protein, encoding MYQNTQALDKSQDIKFTQVSNYHFAAKENFCPVFLQELPQVVREYFICFPNNQTDLPHALLGFQQNTNQYVSEDGSWQAEYIPAYIRRYPFILAKKEDSAQDEFTLAADINAPHFEQATGEPLFTLNNQPTELMQNKIQLLKGIEQQRIITQQAVQEIEKAGLFKMEQLTIKLKDQPVASIGGLRMIDEEKLKGFTSNYGPTMELIAAHLFSKANLQYGVLAGKKRAVPEPGPVDPGFSFGDDDIIRFDQ
- a CDS encoding site-specific integrase, with the protein product MNLGSCLHTFFDQYLPRTKGVSSNTILAYRHTFSLFLPFASKTLGRDINSLEIEHLSTQLILDFLDHLESGRNNSARTRGHRLAVFKSLARMIRFLYPEHKLLADRIISIPQKRFPKKLAAFLTHEEVLLVLDSINLKKSGAFRDYTIIHLLYNSGARAEESASLRLDYFDPHKKTLAILGKGNRYRQIELWPKTVQLMSMYIQKYRPRPKPLHQNTLFLNQRRQGFTRNGIYRLCRKYLSLVFEENRFQGLNPVHCFRHSCAINMLGTGFSLTDIKNHLGHENLQSTMVYLKLSLNRKRELQQKFIEYTQNQTQDPKLDELLDWEKEQETLDWLDSL
- a CDS encoding tyrosine-type recombinase/integrase produces the protein MTKSAARAIATHIINYTQNNDQATNNHLLKIFKRIYANGGLFRYFQNRNLKKTTWYKYKAAYQYGASLLIRSLLKEADKLEKTDKTKVKLYREEALRLGEDLKKLSPDYEKQHRLNPPAPGNQPKPYKKDKISGKRKALRGLPSNWVGQLIDELPIQHQDAALIMALTGCRPAELEKGVWLETVDHDHLKVTIKGAKYIKNKQGQKQRVLKFALEDAHRLFNLAYEEPRLVWINKEAFRKAIRRAADNLGFKGVSPYSLRHQFAANLKSESGKKWTHEDLAKALGHITDRCQQFYGHPNQARGRGSGILAVQASTSIKNNRGVIPTPQPETNHF
- a CDS encoding tyrosine-type recombinase/integrase; the encoded protein is MKKFESFLAGHLNDFIQYRKELGYVNKSLANQLRALDYYVRDNARGWEDLTPAFFLGFRDGIKGSPATVNNVIQATRNFFAYLHRTGCCEHNPVQDLPAKTENAFIPFIFSPEQVEQLLQGVQSQIRRSREKCFLVDMGIYIALMLQARCGLRMSEPLNLGLEHFDPVQGTIYIQKTKFHKDRLIPIPWEAQKELDNFLSLRDALCCTSPYLLPGFKNALRTNQVYPVFHRAVRETGIHAPRRIIANMVFGHPTPHSLRHSFAVNTLKAARDRGRDPQAVLPVLSAYMGHSKYRYTALYLKVMDAEKRQGFVDFAISRLEDI
- a CDS encoding transposase, which produces MPRIARFIRDNQPSVYHVISRTALQGLPIKDKDNDFLLGLIKKLSQLYFVDVLGFALLGNHFHLVIRMYPESDPTDDEIKERLQKYYGDELNVTGVLISDYRKRLTNLGAYVKDIKQGFTRYFNKKYGRRGFFWGDRFKSMIVQDGLSLVNLLAYVDLNPIRAGIVKKPEDYRWCSLGYHTQTGNKGGLLSMDFGMKEWNEFDPKEIVRKYRQFVYETGAVDAGKGKVMDKKIVEKARKKGYKISRTDRFRYRCRYFTDSGVIGGKDFVQEVFDQVKHLLGSKDTRKFTPVGGVEGTYSMKRLG